A window of Panicum virgatum strain AP13 chromosome 8K, P.virgatum_v5, whole genome shotgun sequence contains these coding sequences:
- the LOC120643773 gene encoding uncharacterized protein LOC120643773 isoform X2: protein MTTGGSGSLTNKDDLTKGREDLPELGSENKGKGKGKAENQEKRMLPAGVFILTAIAAIEIEHEQGNPKKHIVQLTRADAFPEISITFLTEAPNEPLVQEIKQKVRECEIILSFLETVHQDTVE from the exons ATGACAACCGGCGGCTCAG GTTCATTAACGAACAAGGATGACCTTACAAAAGGTCGAGAGGATCTCCCAGAGTTAG GATCAGAAaataaaggaaaaggaaaaggaaaagcagAGAATCAAG AAAAAAGGATGCTGCCCGCTGGTGTATTTATCTTGACTGCCATTGCTGCCATCGAAATTGAGCATGAACAG GGCAATCCTAAAAAACACATTGTGCAGCTGACTCGCGCTGATGCTTTTCCGGAGATATCCATTACTTTTCTTACCGAGGCTCCAAATGAACCACTCGTCCAGGAAATAAAACAGAAG GTGAGAGAATGTGAGATTATTTTGAGCTTCCTTGAGACCGTCCATCAAGACACTGTTGAATGA
- the LOC120643773 gene encoding uncharacterized protein LOC120643773 isoform X1, which yields MTTGGSGSLTNKDDLTKGREDLPELGKPIKGSENKGKGKGKAENQEKRMLPAGVFILTAIAAIEIEHEQGNPKKHIVQLTRADAFPEISITFLTEAPNEPLVQEIKQKVRECEIILSFLETVHQDTVE from the exons ATGACAACCGGCGGCTCAG GTTCATTAACGAACAAGGATGACCTTACAAAAGGTCGAGAGGATCTCCCAGAGTTAGGTAAACCAATAAAAG GATCAGAAaataaaggaaaaggaaaaggaaaagcagAGAATCAAG AAAAAAGGATGCTGCCCGCTGGTGTATTTATCTTGACTGCCATTGCTGCCATCGAAATTGAGCATGAACAG GGCAATCCTAAAAAACACATTGTGCAGCTGACTCGCGCTGATGCTTTTCCGGAGATATCCATTACTTTTCTTACCGAGGCTCCAAATGAACCACTCGTCCAGGAAATAAAACAGAAG GTGAGAGAATGTGAGATTATTTTGAGCTTCCTTGAGACCGTCCATCAAGACACTGTTGAATGA